Within the Equus przewalskii isolate Varuska chromosome 1, EquPr2, whole genome shotgun sequence genome, the region ccataatgactagtaatgttaaacatcttttcacaaCCTTTTGGCCCTTTGAatatattcttccagaaaatgtctattcagctccTTTGCCggttttttaattggaattttttttgctattgaattatatgtgttctttatacattttgcatattaaccccttatcagatacatggtttgcaaatatttttcccatatCATGaattcttttcactttgttgacaGCTTCTTCCGCTGTGctgaaactttttagtttgatttttctaaaaaaaatcatcaccaagaccagtgtcaaggaacatttttcctatgttttcttctagaagtttcatggttgcAGGGCTTACATTTAAGTAATTcgtccatttcgagttaatttttgtgagtggtgtaagataggggtctagtttcacttttttacatgtgaatattcactttccccacaccatttattgaagagactgccttttctccagtgtgtattcttggctctcttgtcaaatacTATGATGTACTAAGAACCTATGCTTGgctttctttctgggctcttgattctattccactCGTCATTCATTTTTATCCCGATAGCTCACTactttaattactatagctttgtaatacagcttgaagtcaggaagtgtgatgcctccttctttgttcttctttgtcaatatttctttggctattcggggtctttttcGGTTCCATAAGGagtgttttttctatttatgtaaaaaatgccatggaatcttgatagggattgcactgaatccatagatggcttttggtagtatcacgttttaacaatattaattcttccaatctatgaacacaggatatctttgaTGTATTTGTATCTCGTTTTCTTTCATCaacgtcttgtagttttcagaataaagatttttcacttccttggttaaatttattcctaagtattttattgtttttgatgctattgtaggttagatttatttctttttcagaaatgttgttagtgtatagaaatactgCGAATTTTTGTATGATAATTTTGTAACcttcaactttattgaattcattgattagttatAATACTTTTCTTGttgaatctttaggattttctatatataaaattatgtcatctgcgaAAAgacacaattttacttcttccttcccaattctgatggcttttatttctttttcttacctgattgctctagctaggacttctggTACGATAttgaacaggagtggtgagaatgggcattcttgtcttgttcctgatcttagaggaaaagctttcaacttttcaccattaagtatgatgttagctgctggcttgtcatatatggcctttattatgttgcgATATGTTTCTTCTATGCCTaatttgttaagtgtttttatcatgaatggatgttgcatttgtcaaacttttttttatctattgatatgatcatatgagtgttttctttcattctagtaatgtgatgtatcacactgattgatttgcatatgttgaaccattcttgcaacccagggataaatcccactcgatcatgattaatgatctttttaatgtgctgcttaattcaatttgctagtattttgttgagaatttttgaatCTATATTAATCAGGGTCattggcctgtacttttcttttcaaGTACTGTCTTCATCTGGATTTGttattaggataatgctggcctcatagaatgagtttcagagtgttccctcctctttgattttttggaaaagttttgagaaagattaatgtcctcttttaatatatttttttaacaaatctCCTTTCATAGACACTTTGCATCGGGCCCCATAATTATGTACACAGTTTTGAGTATATATACTCAGGAGATCATTGAGGCATGATATTTAGGACTTAACAAACTTACTTCTCAACCTTCACCTGCATCTTTACTCTTAAGTATATATGAAGATGATGAAGATGGATGAGGATGATGCTTCTACCCTACCCTCTCTTCTGCCTAACTTGCTTGATCTAGGGTAGGATCATCAAACTTCTTATGTAACAggccaaagagtaaatattttagattttgtgggtcatatggtatctgttgcaactactcaactctgcttgTGTAACACAAATCAGTCATAGaccatatgtaaacaaatgattgtggctgttttccaataaaactttatttgggaaagagaaagaggtcCAAATTTGGCCCATGGATCATAATTTGCCAACTCCTGATCGACAGTAACACGTTTTTAGCTCTTTATGTTCAACAATTTAGCATGGTCCCATACTCCTTATATCCAGTCAGAATTCAAtatgtttttttttgaggaagattagccctgagctaacatctgctgtaaatcctcctctttttgctgaggaaggctggccgtgagctaaaatctatgctcatcgtcctctactttatttgtgggatgcctaccacagcatggcttgctgagcagtgccatgcccgcacccgggatccaaaccagtgaaccccgggccactgaagcagaacgtgcaaacttaactgctgccccactgggctggccccagaattcaATGTGTTTTAAGGAAAGAACAATTacacagacatttatttactccgtcatccattcattcattcaacacattctAGTGTTATGTGATAAATTTTGGAATAGTTAATGGAAGACAGTGTTGAATGGGAACAAATCAAGAATGCTTATGGAAGTATCCTCCCTGCATAAAGCCTCTTGCTTGTTTCTGGAAAAAACATATTAATACATGAGGCTCATTCTCTCCCACTCCATCAGTGATGGCATCTGCGATCATTGCAGGACTTCTCACTCTTCCCCAGCTCAGTAAATCTAAGTAGGCTCATGGATTCACATTTCCTGTGCtaaatggtatttattttccACGTACCCAGCGtattatattgtaaaatatacaggAGAGATTCTTACACCTTCCTTATTTCCTTACCTCTCATGACCAAGTAACTtgtgatattttttcctcttgggAAATTAACATGACTCATAGACCTGGTTCCcaggagaaatcaatgaaaagttGGCTATTAGGAATCACAGAAGCAACAATGGGTCACTAATAACTTAGTTAATTAGTGCTACTAATTAACTGTATTCTCACTGGTAAAAAACATGCATTTTTGTCTTGGACGTGATTACACTACAAAGCAGAAATCAGAATTATGGAGTTTCTACAAATACTGCTGCACACCCTAGAACAGAACAGGTAGGTCAGAAAAATACTTCTAATGTAGAACAATAGCACAacaatctctctcttcttatatttCCTTCAACTTTCTTTCCCACTTGTTTACTCTCCTTCTGTCTGTAGTTACTCCAATCCTTTGGacactattattactattttaatcaCTAAATTATATCATGTCTGAAGAAGGAGATATTTCTGAAAGAACTGACATTTATGATGTGGTGAGTTGATATCTCAGGGATCTTGTATTTGTCATTGCTTTCTTCATCAGCTTATATGATACTTCACATTTCCCATTGTTGGggccaaagatgtccatgtcttgCCCATTCCAATCTTGTCCATGATCTTAGCGGATTATTCCAATAGAAATGATTCTCTCTCCTCATATAGGGAATTCTAGAGTCAGTCAGTTCCCTCCACTTGGCATATTTGATAAAGCATTTGATGACATTAGCCAGAGACTGGGACAAGAATTAAAGAAACGATGATAAGAATGAACATGGCTTAATAAAACTGGTGTCCATCGGTTTTTATAAGGTCCTGTATTACAAGTGACCTTAGGTGGTTAAGAgtagttattaaaagaaaaaatagtgaatATGGTACATCAGTGAACAGAACATTGACAAAGTGAGGTTTGAGCAGCTTTGCTTGTTTGTGTTTTCAGTCTTAGGATGGTTAAAATTGCACTGGGCCCCTTAGAGGAGAGGAAAATTTCAATCACTAAAGTCAGAAGACCTGAATTCTATCTGATTTTCTAGATTACCTACCTGAAAATGTCCCCATCTTCAGAACGTTAAAGCCAAAATATCCAGCCAGGATAGCAACCAACTGATATGGGACTCTGCCTCAGATAATTTttgattctttaatattttctaagaaatcaAAAGAACTAAATGGTTTTTAACTAGTTTGTATACACTCTTCCCTCCTGCTCCAAGGATAAACTCAGTATTTCGGGATTAACTAACTAAATATTAGaaccaattcttttttctttcttttttctttttttgaggaatattagctctgtgctaacatccactgccaatcctcctctttttgctgaggaagagtggccctgcactaacatcggtgcccatcttcctctgctttattcacaggacacctgccacagcatggcttgatatgtgtGGTACATAGGtcttgcacccaggatccaaactagcgaaccccgggccaccgaagtggagtgcacaaacttagctgctatgccaccgggcagaTCCGGAACCAATTCTTAATAAGTCTTGAACAAAAGATGGGATCCTCTATAAACAGGATAATCACCACAATGTAGCAGTATGCAGAGTTGCTACTAAGTCTTGTTTCACTGCATACTTctagcttttttctttatatagatttCTCCAGTCAGTCTTATCTGtcttagaaaatataaaggaatattagGAAGAATAAAATTCTGCTGGCAAGCTAAAGGAGTGGCTTACATCAGCGTTTTTCCCATTGTTTTCAGTGAATGACTTGCCTGTTCCAAGTAACAGACAGACAAGGATTCTATAAAATGCGATCCAATAGccatacatttatatttcttgaCTCAAAACTCACtcacatatattcatttttctctaaacatTCACTGACCAAGAAATGGTAATTTAACCAGGGCTGGTAAAACTGGGAAACtagtgccaaaaaaaaaatctacatttaaCTGTCACATATTTACATACTCCACTCCCGACATAAATCCCACAGTactcttctttatccttttcctgCCCCTCCATCTCTTCCATacctttcctttcattccttttcataatttctattataaacacatgacaatatagaaaaatacaaaacatagatgatcaaactttttaatattaaaattacccaaaatatctttttccacagTGATCTTGAGATGTTGATgtatatacttacatatttttgcagtatatatgtataaagatcACATCGCATGAGACATACTCCTTTGTAACCAATTTTTGTCACAGTAATTTAGTGAATATATTAACAAATCTAAATTTGCATAATTTATAATGGTTATATCAATTTTGGTATAAATCTTATCAATTTCCTCTTTCTGCATATCTTCTCATatcttatttctttcaaatgagcctttaatttttcactttagaTTGGATAGTGAATAGAtccaaatatatattatagatgGACATCTTAGAACTTTCTTATTTGTAATGATAACTACagatattctctttaaaaaagtgGTTGGTAGCAATTTTACTCACCTTCGAATAGTTTTTTAGCAGAACTAAGCTTCAAATGCTTGAAGATAAGCTGTCATGACCTTATTTTTATGACTCTGTGGGGCCCTGAAGTTTTTACATGCTTTTAGCATATCATGATTAAATGTTTTGTTTCAGTGAAGACATCATTATTTCTCAgtttcatgttttaatttctcatcATTAATCTTAGAACAGAACTCTCAAAAGCTCAAAATCTCTCTCAATCCTAGCAAAGTACTGAAAACTCTCTTTCCAAGTCTTCTGACACTCTTTCTTTGGGCTTTGGAGTTTCACTTGATTTAAAGTATATCTTACTTCTCCAAGCGACTTGTTGTAACCACAAGTATTGGAAACTATCAGAGGAGTAAGCCATTTCATTTTGTGCTATCATCTGCTTAGATTCAACACTCTTTCCCTCATTGGCTGATCACTATTCTATGTGTGATTAATGCTGAAGATTCCACAGGTGTGAAGTAAAAGAACAACCAGAGAGTACATTCTCCTAGAGTATGTGTGGACAAATGTGATTAAGAGTTTGAACATTCCAAATATGGCTGACCATTCATGACGTAGAAGATGTGTTGTTATATATGTGGATAAGACTGAATAAGCCAGGATTATCACACAATAAGCATGGTAAAACAGCTCTTTGTTAGGAGAATGTTGCTGTTTGCTCCTAATTACTCCACCTTACCTGCCATATTCCTACATGAttcctttccttgtctctctgGTCTAACTTTCGATTATCTCATTTctcctatttattttccttttgcatgCCCTCTCTGTATGTTTCTTAAGTTCACATTTTGTCACTTGAAACATATTTTCCACAAACTCATTGATGGGGAAAGAATGTGACAATGTTCAGTACCCATATTTCTCAGTTCTTCCCTAATTTCTACCTTCAGAATACTTCAGCTTCTCTTCTGAATGAGTCAATGGATGGAGCAAATTACTCTCTTGTATCTGAATTTGTACTGATTGGACTTTCAAATTCATGGGAGATgcgtctttttctcttttggttcttCTCTGTGTCATACATGGGAATTATCCTGGgaaatctcttcattttgttcatggtaaTTATTGACTCTCATTTACACTCTCCCATGTACTTCTTATTGGCCAACCTCTCTCTTTTTGATCTAGGTCTTTCCTCTACCACAGTGCCCAAAGTGATCTCTGATCTTTTCACAGACTgcaatatgatttcttttccaaaatgtatgatgcagatattttttattcatgTCATGGGTGGAGCTGAGATGGTGCTCCTCATAGCCATGGCATATGACAGGTACACTGCAATCTGTAAGCCACTCCACTACCTGACCATCATGAGCCCCAAAATGTGTGTTTCCTTTGTAGTGACTGCGTGGATAGTGGGGATAATCCATGCTGTATCTCAGTTTGGTTTTGTCCTAAATTTACCCTTTTGTGGCCCTAATAAAGTAGATAGTTTTTACTGTGATTTTCCTCGGGTCATGAAACTTGCTTGTGTAGACACTTATAAGATAGAGTTTGTAATCATTGCTAACAGTGGATTTATATCTATGGCTACCTTCTTGTCTTTAATTATGTCCTATATCTTCATTTTGGTCACTGTCTGGAAGCATTCTTCAGGGGATTTATCCAAAGCATTTGTCACATTGTCAGCTCACATCACagtagtgattttattttttatgccatGCATATTTCTCTATGTGTGGCCTTTCCCTACAATATCACTGGATaagtatttgttcatttttgtctttgctATCACCCCTGTCTTGAATCCTGCCATCTATACATTAAGAAACAATGACATGAGATTGGCTGTGAGAAGACTGGGCAAACAGATTGTGGGTTCTAGTGGGATCTCATCATGAACGGAACAGACCTAGACTACAAGATGCTTCAGACTCACCAAGAACAGAGAGTCATGTGACTGTCATCATTACTGTGGTAGAACTATTATTCGGGGAGATAGTTTAACAAACATTCAACTGTGGAAATTGGTTGTCAAGCTAGAGATTACTTTATTTTGCCATCTATAGAGAAGAAATTTACTTCATTCACGTGCTTCCATTGAGAggagagatgaaaatataaagcTAAGCTGATTTCCAGGAGTAAACTTAATAGTATTCAAAAGGCTTTTTCTGGGTGACATTTTTTGGGCATTGCTAATTGTATTGACtttcaattataaataaatacctaaaaattgataaatatatcTCATAGTAAGCTTATGGATTCAACAAATAAAATGAGAGCTtgagtaaaaaataaatcaaataaattgtGACTTTTAGTTTCTATCTTAATTTCAGTTTAACTCAGAATAAGAAGAAGATCAATAACATATCACGTATGTTAAATCCTGAACATAGACTTGACTTTATCTTGTGCTTTCTCAGCTTAGGATTCTATTTTAGTTTTGTGTTTAGGTTTGAGTGACTGCAGgtagagaaaaaatttatttaatgctATCAATACTTTAGATAAATACAATCCAGAGCTTTTTGCACTGTTTTCTGCCTCtctattattctaaaatttaagacCTTCCAATATTTAATCATCCAGGTTTATTTCCCCCAAAAAGGTGTAGATATAATAGTTTTTTCATAGAAGAATAATAACCCAAAGCTGTGTGTTTAGAGGTCCTGCTTTCCTTGAATAAGTTTTCCTGGTCAAGCAAAAGATCCCCCAAGAGTTACATATCTGTGTTTGATAGTCTTGGAT harbors:
- the LOC103562446 gene encoding olfactory receptor 4F21-like produces the protein MDGANYSLVSEFVLIGLSNSWEMRLFLFWFFSVSYMGIILGNLFILFMVIIDSHLHSPMYFLLANLSLFDLGLSSTTVPKVISDLFTDCNMISFPKCMMQIFFIHVMGGAEMVLLIAMAYDRYTAICKPLHYLTIMSPKMCVSFVVTAWIVGIIHAVSQFGFVLNLPFCGPNKVDSFYCDFPRVMKLACVDTYKIEFVIIANSGFISMATFLSLIMSYIFILVTVWKHSSGDLSKAFVTLSAHITVVILFFMPCIFLYVWPFPTISLDKYLFIFVFAITPVLNPAIYTLRNNDMRLAVRRLGKQIVGSSGISS